The stretch of DNA gtggaggctatatacagggggtaccggtaccgagtcaatgtggaggctgtatacagggggtaccggtaccgagtcaatgtggaggctgtatacagggggtaccggtaccgagtcaatgtggaggctgtatacagggggtaccggtaccgagtcaatgtggaggctatatacagggggtaccggtaccgagtcaatgtggaggctatatacagggggtaccggtaccgagtcaatgtgcgggggtgcaGGCTAGTCCAGGTAATATTCACTGgctattttagcatgtaaatcttggtggtggaaactacattttttgttgttgatgcatgccagcaaaggcactacacaacactaaacaatacattaattgcactataacggttaCAAACGATGCCCACATTAGGGCCTACagaaagctgtcccaacagcagagctgtttcttttcagcaccatgtaATGAATCCGTACCACCGCTaaacctggctatcagcggagccttgtctgacagcaaaacagttcattcagcctcatttactgcccttttaaaaaaacatagctgatatggctgacttgcttgaacaaatgtggtttctaatgacaattgaacaggaaggtggacatcaaactttgtcatcaaagtctggcattctcgggatttatggtgctttcaagacaactgggaactcggaaataaacaaggttgaatcatgacttCAGTTATCTTGATGTCAGAGCTCTATAAAGAGGCTGTAAGAACCGACaccggagatgagaagcaggtacgagAAGTCAACATTTAATAGGAACAACCATGAAACAAGACCGGCACAGCGTCAGCACATGGGGCAAAACAACAAGATTCGACAATCATTGCAGTAGCGGGGAACAGAGATGTGGAACTAACAAATATAGTGGAGGTAActaaacaggtgattgagtccaggtcaGTCCAATAATACGCTGATGCGTGTGATGgggaaaggcaggtgtgcgtactgatggtggcaggagtgtgtaagCGCCAGAGAAGgcgagcgggagcaggcgtgacagaggcctgagttcccaacttggaattctgagttggatgactgttcaaaaggtattttcccagtcggaaatgttttttttcagagttccgggttgtcttgaactcactgaagtctgagatttatgagatccgagtttccagttgttttgaacgcggcagaagtcatgctggcttgacagcatggccaatgtatacAACCTTTTCTAGCCCATGttgttgcatgtgaatgtttcAAAGCAAGCAAAGAAATTGTTTagttgtctgggagcaagacatcgtgcttctacacctgcattgcttgctgtttggggttttaggctgggtttctgtacagcactttgagatatcagctgatgtacgaagggctatataaatacatttgatttgatttgatttgatcatggtccgcgacggggctggttttctttttgtagtttgtgattgactgtagaccctgccacatacctcttgtgtctgagccgttgaattgtgactagactttgtctctatactgatgcttagcttgtttgattgccttgcggagggaataactacactgtttgtattcggtcatgtttccggtcaccttgccctaattaaaagcagtggttcgcactttcagttttgtgcgaaggctgccatcaatccacgatttctggttggggaaggttttaatagtcgctgtgggtacaacatcaccaatgCCCTTGCTAGTAaacttgctcaccgaatcagtgtattcatcaatgttagTGTCTGACGCCacgcggaacatatcccagtccacgtgatcgaagcaatcttgaagcgtggaatccgattggtcggaccagcattaaacagacctctggcagctcctgactgatgggcggctcaggcagcgccggagtgaagggcgactctggcagcgccggagtgaagggcggctctggcagctcctgacatacgggcggctctggcagctcctgacagacggacggctctggcagctctggacagctgggcggctctggcagcttctgactgacgggcggctctggcagcttctgactgacgggcggctctggcagctcctgacagacgggcggctctggtagctccggacagacgggcggctctggcagttcctgactgacgggcggctctggcagcgccggagtgaagggcgactctggcagctcctgactgataggcggctctggcagctcctgacagacgggcggctctggcagctcctgacagacgggcggctctggcagctccagacagatgggcggctctggcagctccagacaGATGGGCGGcactggcagctcctgactgacgggcggctctggcagcgccggagtgaagggcggctctggcagctccagagtgaagggcggctctggcagcgccggagtgaagggcggctctggcagcgtcgcagtgaagggcgactctggcagctcctgactgacgggcggctctggcagctcctgattgacaggcggctctggcagctcctgacagacgggcggctctggcagctccggacagacgggtggctctggcagctctggacagacgggagaacctggagggaggagatggagagaggcacagcaccggatggaccgggctgtggaggagcactggagctctggtgcacagccttggcaccactcctcctgGCTGGATGACCCcgttagcccggaccctccagattgcaggcacaggttgaacttggctgtgggtgagcactggagatctggtgcatatCACTCACACCTCTCCCTTAGGAGTACTATTCCCGTGTGCGCTCGGGTACACCACTTAAACTCCGCCCCTGTGcgttcttttcgaagaagctcagcccggcagagcgaaactatgatgtggaggATCGGGAGCTGTTGGATATTGTCGGGGCTCtgaattttttttgggggggggctgcctctcttgcctgttgcgctgccttacctcatatcgccgccgctcagctttcacTGCCTGCAGCTCTTCCTTGGGGCAGCGATATTTCCctgcctgtgcccagggtcccttgccttccagtatatcctcccatgtccaggagtccagaaccctctgctcctggttaccatgctgcttggtccgtttgtggtgggtagttctgtaacggttgTCTTCCTTTTCTGATGAGGAATAGGATGGATCAGACCAATGCTatcatggtaagtgttcatgttatatttattaaactgaacacaaaaataacaaaggggAAAACACGacaaaaacaaaacagttctgtaaggtgcaacaaaaacactaaacagaaaataactacccaccacccatagtgggaaaacaggctgcctaagtatggttatCCTCTCTGAACTACcgataccggatccgggagcgtgactacaccctcaggctcattaccataacgcaacgttaacgatttctaaaaatcgcaaatgaaatgaaataaatatgcctgctctcaagcttagccttttcttaacaacactgtcatctcagattttctaaatatgcttttgaaccatagaaaatcaatcatttgtgtaagagtgttgatggctagcttagcatttagcgtagcatttagcacataacattttcacaaaaaccagcaaaggaatcaaataaaataatttacctttgaagaacttcagatgtttcaatgaggagactctcagttacatagcagatgtccagtttttcctgaaagattctttgtgtaggacaaatcgctccgttttgttactacacatttggctaccgaaacgaaccgaaaattcagtcaccaaaacgtcgaacttttttccgaattaactccataatatcgaccgaaacatggcaaacgttgtttgaatcaatcctcaaggtgttttttcacatatctcttcattgatatgccgttcgtggaagcatggtttttcTCAGAATCCCATGGAAAAATACTAGCAGCTGAGTTTTGCGCACcaatttccacgcaggacaccgtgcggacacttggaaaatgtagtctcttatggtcaatcttccaatgatatgcctgcaaatacgtcacaatgctccagaccccttggggaaacgatagaaagggtaggctcattcctgtcgcattcacagccatataaggagatgatGCAATTCGGagcctcagaaatcctgttcatttcctggttgcagaaacatcttggtttcgcctgtagcatgagttctggggcactcacagtgaaaatctttgcagttctggaaacgtcagagtgtcttctttccaaagctatcaattccatgcatagtcgagcatctttttgtgacaaaatattgcgcttaaaacgggaacgtctttttatccaaaaatgaaatagctAAGCTTAAGAggatcagagacaacgatcgacagctgcctctgattgggaaccataccaggccaaacacagaaatacaaaacctagaatacacaacatagaatgcccaccccaactcacgccctgaccaaactaaaacagagacataaaaaaggaactaaggtcaggacgtgacacaggCTTGAATAAATTAAGTAGCTAATAGGCAGAGGGTGGCttcatttgtctgattctctgtaatgaTGGAATGGgattaataatacattttattctGTTAATTGGtgtcttgcatcaaacaacacaactacATGTTCAGTCACCTCCATGTCTGATGTCGATAAACAGGGTAATGTCAAGCcttctatgtttttttttttcaaaagtctcatggaatgtaggcttacattgaacaccacacattagctgctactgtaagctgaatgatagaacagctatttctatgttaaaatgttatgggatgcattttctccattgttgttGGTGGTAGGCCACTCTGATACAGTAGGCCTTATTATGATCCAATAGCCACATTAGCCTAtatggccactgttaaaactgtaactaaaGCAGGTACATCCTCAGTTTTCACAGCAAATGTGTGTGTGAAGTTGCACAGAATATTCACAATTTTCAAGTttgtgctcagcagacctgaaatttgctcagtgcctacattttttttggggggggggaattgCTTGCAAGTAGTAGAATCGAAGTTGCAGAACGTCCATCTCTTCCGTGTTTATACCAGAAGAGATACTGGAAAAAATGTGATTCAGACAAAGGGGCGGGACTTCCGTTACAAAACTCACTAACTGCTGCTCCTCAGTCTTCGCAAGGAATGATCCGTCGGTGTCACGGATCATCGGTGTCATGGGCGAACAGCTTTttgtcacctgaaggctctgtttacctcgactcctgtgttggctcatcctgatccctccttagcattcatagtggaggtggacgcatccgaggctgggataggggctgtgctgtctcagcgctcgggtacaccACTTAAACTCCGCCCCTGTGCGTTCTTTtcaaagaagctcagcccggcggagcgaaactatgatgtggaggATCGTGAGCTGTTGGATATTGTCGGGGCTCTGAAAGcgtggaggcattggcttgagggggctgaacacccttttctcattttGACTGACCACAgaaatctggagtacatccgggcggctAGGAGATTGAATCCTTGctaggcaaggtgggccatgtttttcaacCATTTGGGGTTCACTCTATcatacagaccaggttcccagaacgctaaggcagacgcactgtctcggatgtatgacacagaggagcggtccacggATCCTACTCCCATACTTCCGGCTTCTTGCCtagtggcaccggtggtatgggaggttgACGCGGACATTGAACGGGTGTTACGTGCGGAGCCCACGCCTACCTAGTGTCCAGTTGGACGTAAGTACTTTCCGTCTGATGTTCTTGATCGATTGATTTGTTGGGCTCATATGTCAccttcctctggtcatcctggcatcgatCGGacgctgtcttagtgggaagtactggtggctcACTTTAGCTAAGGAATTGAGGGtgtatgtctcctcctgctcagtaTGAGCTCAGTGCAAGGCACCTAGACACCTACCCTGAGGGAAAATATAACccctacccgttccacaacggccgtggtcgcacctatCGGTGGATTTTGTGACGGATCTTCCTCCGCCACACGGGAACACCACGATTCTGATTGTTGTGGATAGGTTTTCTAAgttcctttgcccggtctccctatggccctacagactgcggaggccctgtttacacacgtcttccggcactacggggtggtACTAtcggtactgtcacgacttccgctgaagttggtgcctctccttgttcgggtggcgtttgGCGCTCGTTTTCGGGTGGCGTTTGGCGCTCGTTGTCACCGGCTTTCTATCttccaccgatccatgtttctgttttccatttgttatgtcttgagtgaacacacctggttcccattaagTTATtcttatttccctatttaaccctctggttctcaGTATGTGTGGTGCGTGATTGTTCCTGTTATGTTTAGTCTTGCGTGTTAGGATTTGTTATCCCTACGTGGATTTATTCTACTGAGTAAAGTACGTTATTTTACCCAGTTCTGTTTCCTGCGCTTGACTCCGTCCCCACCTATACACCACTGACGTTGCCAGTCGGGTCTCAATTTCCATGTAAGAAAAAAAATACGTAGAATGCGTATTACAAGAAACCGCCCCTTTTGTGACGAAAAACAATTGCAACACTGTGCTACGATCCGTCAGCCTTGTTTACGTATACTGTGTAGACCCCTTATGTCAGCCTTctgcatctgtggtggaaggtggccgagccaCAATGGTGTTTGcaagaccatgagacatcccgaaaatagGTCTTCTCATGAGAACTTCTGTAGCACACAACATTAAATAACCACCTTTTGGTAAGGGGAAACCTTTAAGGGGAAACCttttgctctacaacccccacaagtCTCACAGgactgaaggtaacccatacataTTAAAGGAAGTATGGAGATATATATCGATATTAAACCTTCAattgaaggtaacccatacaaattaaAGGAAGtatggagatatatatagatagtaAACCTTCAATTgtaggtaacccatacaaattaaAGGAAGTATGGAGATATATATCGATATTAAACCTTCATCTGAAAGTAACCCATACAAATTATTGTAAGtatggagatatatatagatattattaAACCcccatctgaaggtaacccatacaaatgaatggaagtatggagctAGCTTTGTCCCGACAAAAATTAGGGGTTAAATAATAtgtgtaaaaaaatgtatatactgtatatatttcctgagctttcttatgtCTCCTAGATATGGAACAgacagtttctgatttttgcaatgttacgtagatggaaaaaacttctgcaaaacaccagtctcaaagtcaacagtgaagaggtgactccgagatgctggccATCTAGggaaagttgcaaagaaaagccatatctcagacttgccaataaaaataaaagatttagacggcaaaataacacagacactggacagaggaacactgcctagaatgccagcatcccggaggcgcctcttcactgctgacgttgagactagtgttttgcgTTTACTatttaacctctagcgacgagcaatcccgtatctgggagcgtaatcatagcctcaagcgcattaccacaatacaacgtttcctattcatgaaaatcgcaaatgaaatgaaataaatatattcaaacacaagcttagccttttgttaacaacactgtcatctcagattttcaaaataagcgttacagccaacgctagacaagcatttgtgtaagttttgCATGGCATAATGCAATGCTAGgctgtgctggcagcaggcaacattttcacagaaataagaaaagcaaccaaattaaataatttacctttgaagaacttcagatgctttcactcaggagactcccagttagatagcaattttttttctccaaaaataatatttttgtaggtgaaaaacgtcacgtttgttcatcctgcttggctgagaaatcgacagaaaaatacttcaactataacgcattagcataacgcaactttttctattcatgaaaatcgcaaatgaaatgaaataaatatattgaaacacaagcttagccttttgttaacaacactgtcatctcagattttcaaaatatgcttttgaaccatagctaaacaagcatttgtgtaagagtattgatagcctagcatagcattaagcctagcattcagcaggcaacattttcacaaaaacaagaaaagcattcaaataaaatcatttacctttgaagaacttcgaatgatttcaatgacgagactctcagttagatagcaaatgttcattttttccaaaaagattatttgtgttggcgaaatagctctgttttgttcatcacgtttggctaagaaaaagaccagaaaatgcagtcactacaacgccaaacttttttcaaaattagctccataatatcgacagaaacatggcaaacgttgtttagaatcaatcctcaaggtgtttttcacatatctatacgataatatatcagtcgtgacagttggtttctcatcagaagcaaacggaaaaatactgcagctggagattacgcaataattgcaacggaggacaccaagcgaccacctggtagatgtagtctcttatggtcaatcttccaatgatatgcctacaaatacatcacaatgctgcagacaccttggggaagcgacagaaagcctaagctcatttgtggcccattcacagccatataaggagtcattggcatgaggcggtttaaaaaaatgtgccacttcctgattggatttttatctgggttttttctgtaacatcagttctgtggcactcacagacaatatctttgcagttttggaaacgtcagagtgttttctttccaaagatgtcaattatatgcatagtcgagcatcttttcgtgacaaaatatcttgtttaaaacagcaacgtttttcatccaaaaattaaaatagcgccccctatatccaagaagtgaATGaacctgccagttgaggacttgagagaagtctgtttctcaaaccagatactctaatgtacttgtcctcttgctcagttgtgcaccgggacctaccactcctctttctattttggttagggccagtttgcgctgttctgtgaagggagtattacagtgttgtacaagatcttcagtttcttggcattttctcacatTGAATAGCCTccatttctcagaacaacaatagactgatgagtttcagaagaaaggtattttgtttctgtccattttgagcctgtaatcaaccccacaaatgctgatgttccagatactcaactagtctaaagaaagcccgttttactgcttctttaatcagaacaacagttttcagctgtgcgaGGATAACTGCAAGATGGTATTTCTAATAATAAATTagcttttaaaattataaactgagattagctaacataacgtgccattggaacacagaagtgattgttgctgataatggccctctggttgcctatgtagatattccattaaaaaaatctgccgtttccaactacaatactcatttacaacattagcaatgtctacactgtatttccaaTCAATTATATGTTATTTTAATGCATGAAAAAGGTGCTTTTCTTTTTTACATTActatgtgaccccaaacctttgaactgtagtgtatgtacggtcactggggggacgacgtcgtcgatgaaATTATTGATatagccgatgactgaggtggtgtactcctcaatgccattggatgaatcctggaacatattcaaGTTTGTGCTAGCttaacagtcctgtagtttagcatctccttcatctgaccacttctttatagaccgagtcactggtgcttcctgcttaaatatttgcttgtaagcagcaatcaggaggatagaattatggtcagattgcCAAATGgtgggcaagggagagctttgtatgtggaGTAAAGTTGTTCTTGAATTTTTTtaccctctggttgcacatttaacatgctgatagaaattaggttaaaccgatttaagtttccctgcattaaagtcccctgccactaggagtgccgcctctggatgagctttttcctgtttgcttatggtggtatacagctcattgagtgcaatTTTAGTGCCAgcactcctcttctctcatctcccccctctcctctcctcccctctccaggtGTATAACTGTACAATGCTAGATGACTTCCTGTTGCAGTACTACCTGACTCCCGCCTATGCCCTGGAGTTTGCCCTGGGTTTCCCCAGCAACCTGCTGGTGGTCCTGGGTTACGTGTTCTGCCTGCCAGAGTGGAAGAGCACCAATGTTTACCTGTTCAACCTCGCTGTCTCTGATCTCATCTTTCTGTGCACTCTGCCACACCTCTCCTATCTGTACGCCAACGCCAAATCAGAATACAGCGGCTTCGGCTGCATCATCAACCGCTATATCCTCCATACCAACCTCTACTCCTCCATCCTTTTCATGGTGTGGGTCAGCATGGACCGCTTCCTGCTCGTACGACACCCGTCACGACTTCACTTCCTGTTGACCAAGAAGGCGGCCCTCTGCTTGTCTCTCATGACCTGGGTGGCAGTTAACATGCAGGTGGCCCCCCTAATATTCTACATCATCCAGGACATGCAGAAAGGGAACTGGAGCTTCTGTAAGGACTTTGGGAGCCTGGGGGTTATGGAGAACTTGCTGGGATACAGCCTGGGCCTGACGGTGActggctacctgctgcctctgctgGGGCTTGGCTTCTTCAGCTTCCACATCAACCGGCTTCTCCGTGTCCAGGCGGAAGTGATTCAGGGCACGGGGACATCGTTCCGCAAGCCCGTACGTGTGGTCTCTGCTGTAGCGACCATGTTTCTGGTACTGTATCTGCCCTATCATTTGATGAGGAATGTGAGGATAGCGTCGCGGCATCCCTGGGCAGGGCTGTCTGACTGCCACAAGAAATATATACAGAGTGCATACATCCTGACCAGGCCGGTGGCATTCGTCCATAGTGTCATTAACCCTGTGTTCTACTTCTTCATGGGAGACAAGTTCAGAGAGCTCCTATTGGCCAAGATCAGAGTCCTGGTGAGACAGCTAGAACAGAGGACAGGGACCTCAATGTGAGATCCTGTTGaacactcactcatacacacaaacaaacacacacagtgtccgGGAAAATATCATGGTATGTTTGAAATATTATTCAAGTAGGCATATTTAACCAATGTTGTGATGTCCCGATCTGCAGGGGAGGGGTGGAACCAGCCACGCTAAGCATTTTTGTGTCTACTATATAAGACCTGAGCATTTCTTGTATTATTGGGCTCACAACAAGTCACCTACGATTGGTCcttgaccagctccattattgcAATTCTTGATAATAAATATTGATTGTTTGAAAAAATAACAAAGTCTCTCTCacttaatatattttttttatgacaATCTGCTGACGAGGATGGGATCCAGCGGGTGGACAAGGAATCCCGaacatagagaaataaaaaggtgAGACAGGAATTTCTTATAGCAAGCATATGAAAGGCCTAAAAGAAAAAGAGGTGTTAACACAGGGCAATATCTGTGTGAGTTGCCAGGGTCAGAATCTGTGTGAGCGGTTCAACCCCATCTGTGTGAATGGTTGATATTCTGTTTAGAATATCCGACTGGAGTCTGTGTGAGCAGTTGTTCGTAATTTTTTCAATTGCTAACAAGCATCGGTCAATACTGAAgccactttttcaaaactcttcacacagtctgcattaccagcatgcattttggccaaacagttaatCTCACCGCAAACTCACCCCTACCACCAAAACACTTCATGCATGTCTCAAAATAAGCTTGTTCGAACATAACACTGGCAACAATTCTCACTCAGAAAGAATATATTGTCCCTCATAACACACTGACCTAAAAAACACTAACAGGGAGCATTACATGAATTATGAACTTACCTCTTTGAAGTTTGAATGATTTCACATAAATCTGTATTTCATTATAGAATTAGAATAACATCTTTTCACTTTGACTGTACTGAAGTATATGTAACAAGAATGAATCAGAAATGCAGCAATTTGCTACTGCCTTTATATTTTCTCTATCTTTGCATATAGTCATTTACTTGTGAAAAATAAACAGTTGAAACAAAAACTAATTCCTGACATTCCAGGGCTGCAAAAATAATTACCAAAAAACCATGAAccacatgtatagtataatctcTTCTCTTCAAATTACATCTATGTGTTCTCTGGCGATGCATCTTGCAAAGTATCTTCTGGAATGTCTAATAACCCTGTCAgacttcaggagaagtgtctccacctCCACACAGAGAAAAACTCCTCTATAGGGTTTAGGAAGGGGATGTATGGAGGC from Oncorhynchus kisutch isolate 150728-3 linkage group LG15, Okis_V2, whole genome shotgun sequence encodes:
- the LOC116353551 gene encoding succinate receptor 1 is translated as MVYNCTMLDDFLLQYYLTPAYALEFALGFPSNLLVVLGYVFCLPEWKSTNVYLFNLAVSDLIFLCTLPHLSYLYANAKSEYSGFGCIINRYILHTNLYSSILFMVWVSMDRFLLVRHPSRLHFLLTKKAALCLSLMTWVAVNMQVAPLIFYIIQDMQKGNWSFCKDFGSLGVMENLLGYSLGLTVTGYLLPLLGLGFFSFHINRLLRVQAEVIQGTGTSFRKPVRVVSAVATMFLVLYLPYHLMRNVRIASRHPWAGLSDCHKKYIQSAYILTRPVAFVHSVINPVFYFFMGDKFRELLLAKIRVLVRQLEQRTGTSM